The genomic interval GCCATTGGATGTGCGATCCTGGATGAAATAATCCGATGATACGCTGCGCATATGCGCATCGAAAAATAAAGCGTGGTCAAACGGGATGTTCGGGAATAGGGTTCCATTTGATGTGAATATGAATTTACAAGGAATGACTCAAATACATGGCCCGGAGGGGATGCGAAAGCCCTCGGACGATCGAAAACCGGGGTGGAGGCCGTGGCGACGAGCCGCCGTGACGAGAGAGAGGCATACGCCAAAAACCCATGCGCGGCGAACCCATTGGTTGATCAAACCACGCCGGCGCCGGTGTATACTCCAGGCATGAATCGATGCGCCTGGCGCTTCCTGATTTCGACCCATCTATTACACTGACCGTACGCACCGTGGCGCTCCAGCCGTTGGTTGCAGCATACAGGGGATCCCCGAACGCGCCGCATCATCCGGGTGTTTTCGGAAGCCGGCCTGTCGACTGCATGCCGTGACGCCTCGACGCATCGACGTCTCGCGTACTACCGGTCAGACAAGCGCGCGAGGAAGATCGCCGGGACATTCGGGTATTGACGCTATCCAGAGCATTGCGATTGTATCAGGAAATAACGGTAGCCCAGGCCGGATCGTCTGTGCGAAGAGAGCAGGTTCTGGCGCTGATGGCCAGGACGGCTTTTTTTGTCTATCTCATTTTTATTTTTTTTGGTACGGAGAAGCCGTTCGACGTCTCGCTGCAAGAGCAGGTCGTTCCCACATCGAATACGCTCAATCAGTCGCTCTCGCTGCTCTTCGTGGTCTCCATCCTGTCGCTCTGGGGCCTCCTGCGGCAGGTTGTGGAGGTGATCCGGCAGGAGAAGTTTCTGACGCTTTTTCTCGGGTGGGTGGTGTTGAGCGTGTTCTGGTCGGACTATCCGATGGTCACCCTCAAGCGGTCCATCGCCGTGCTGGGGGAAAGCATCATCTGCCTCGCGTTTTTGATGCGCGCGCGCTGGTCGACCGACGCGCTGCGGTATTTCCGGATCATCGCCGGCATCTACGTGGTGCTCACGGTCGCGTCCGTCATCCTGTACCCGAGGGGAGCCATCCAGTGGGAGTTTCCGGCCTGGCGCGGTCTGGCGCCCACCAAAAACAACCTTGGGCAGATTTCGCTCTTCAGCATGATCATCTGGCTCGGCGTGGTGTCGTACAACCGCGGCCGGCTGAATAACGCCCTGCATTATGCCCTCCTCGGGCTCACGTTCGTGACCTACCTCGGCGCGCGAAGCACGACCTCGTTCCTCGTCGGCGCCTTCCTGCTGACCGTATTTTTGCTGATGCGGATCGGTACGCTGATCAGCCGGCCCGGCGTCGCGCGGGTCTACGCGGCCGTCGTCACGCTGTCTACGGTCGCGCTGGCGCTGACGCTGTTTGTGTTTACGCCCGACTATCTGGCGGCGCTGTTTGGCGTTTTCGGGAAGGACCTGACGTTTACCGGACGCGTCGACCTCTGGCAAACCGTGCTGGCGATGACGCACCCCAAAATGCTGCTCGGCTGGGGGTTCGGTGCCTTCTGGGTGATGGACGGCTCCCACCTGGTCCGGCTTTTCCAGCAATTTATCTGGATTCCGAACCAGGCCCACGAGGGATATATCGACATCTACAACCAGACCGGCATCGTGGGGCTCGTGCTGCTCGCCGGCATCGTCGCCAGCTACCTCTACGGCGTCGCACACGTGCGGACGCGGCAGTTGTGGTTCTGGGTCGTGCTGGCCATCCTCGTCTTCAACCTGCAGGAATCCCTCTTTTTCAGGCCCCGCCACATCGGCCATTTTATGTTCGTTTTTTCTTACCTGGCTCTCCACACGGATCGGTTGCGCGAACGGGGGGTCGTGCAACAGGAGCCATCCCCGCGATCTCCTCAGCCCTGGTAAATCCATGTCCTACGTATTGATTACACCGGCCCGGAACGAAGCCGCCTACATCGAAAAAACGCTGGCTTCGGTGACCCGGCAGAGTATACTGCCGGCGAAATGGGTCATCGTCAGCGACGGATCCACCGACGACACGGATGCGATCGTGGCGTCCTACGCCGGGCGCTATCCGTTTATCGAACTGTTGCGCCGGGAGGCGGACCGGGAGCGCAACTTCGGCTCGAAGGTGCTTGCATTCCGTGCCGGCTACGAGCGCGCCCGCGCCGTTCCGCACGACTTCGTCGGCAACCTCGACGCCGACATCGAGCTGCCCGACGATTATTACGAGCAGATCATGCTGCGCTTCGCGCACCAGCCCCGGCTCGGGCTGGCGGGCGGCATCCGGTTCGACTTCTGCGAAGGGGATTTTGTGCTCGTGGATTGCGCGCGCAACAGCGTGGGCGGGCCGTATCAGTTTTTCCGTCGGGCCTGCTACGAGGCGATCGGCGGCTACACGCCGCTGCCCATGGGCGGGATCGACGCGGTGGCGGAGATCCGGGCGAGGCAGCATGGATGGATCGTGCGCTCGTTTCCCGAAATCCGCGCCCGGCATTTTCGCTGCACGGGCACCGCGAAGGGCAATGTATTTCAGGCCGCCCATCGCGCCGGCATGAAAGAGTATGTGCTTGGCTACGACCCACTCTTCGAACTCTTTCGATGCGTCAGCCAGGCGCGGAGCCTGCGCGGCGTGGGCCTCGGCCTCTGGCAGGGCGCCGGCTATGTCCGCGCGGCCTTCGGCGGCTACGAGCGCGCCCTCGACGCCGGCTTTGTCGACTATCTTCGCGCCGAGCAACGCGCGCGGCTGCGTCATGTATTGACCTTGCGCAAGGATCCTGCTTCAACGGAGCAGGAGGCTTCGGTGTCCTCCTGATCGACCTTACGGACCCTCGCGCTCCGGCCCTCCTTGATTCAGGAAGGGCAGGATCACCAAACAATGACACCTATTCCGGGAGAAATCCTGCATCTTCCATCCTTCTTCGCTCCGAGGATGTGTGTAACGTGGCCTCCAGACACCGATGCGCGTGGGGGGCTTCTGCATCATGGATAAACAATTTCTATCGCGTTTCCTGAAAGGGTCTGCGTCCACCTCCTCCGGAACGCTGGTCACCATTCTCTTTCACTTCGTCAGCATGATGGTGCTGGCGCGCTACATGTCGAAGGAAGACTTCGGCACGTACTCGCTCATCATCGTGATCGGCCACGGCCTGCAGATCCTGAGCGGTCTGGGGCTGAACCTGACGATGGTCAAGTTTCTGTCGGGGGAGATCAAGGCCGAAAAGAAGCAGATCTTCAGCAGCATCCTGCTGCTTCGTTCGGTGCAGCTCGCCGTCGTCACCCTGTTCGTCCTCGCGCTGGGCGATCGCTTCCTCCCGGTCCTTTTCGAGGCGGACATCGGACCGCACCTCGCTTTTGTGCCGGGCATTTTCGTGCTGGCGAGCTTGCGCGAGCTGCTGTTCCACTACATGCAGGGCGAGCGGAAATTCGGTCCGTATGCGGTGGTGCAGGTCGTCTCGGCCCTCATCCGTCTCGTGAGCA from Rhodothermales bacterium carries:
- a CDS encoding O-antigen ligase family protein, producing MARTAFFVYLIFIFFGTEKPFDVSLQEQVVPTSNTLNQSLSLLFVVSILSLWGLLRQVVEVIRQEKFLTLFLGWVVLSVFWSDYPMVTLKRSIAVLGESIICLAFLMRARWSTDALRYFRIIAGIYVVLTVASVILYPRGAIQWEFPAWRGLAPTKNNLGQISLFSMIIWLGVVSYNRGRLNNALHYALLGLTFVTYLGARSTTSFLVGAFLLTVFLLMRIGTLISRPGVARVYAAVVTLSTVALALTLFVFTPDYLAALFGVFGKDLTFTGRVDLWQTVLAMTHPKMLLGWGFGAFWVMDGSHLVRLFQQFIWIPNQAHEGYIDIYNQTGIVGLVLLAGIVASYLYGVAHVRTRQLWFWVVLAILVFNLQESLFFRPRHIGHFMFVFSYLALHTDRLRERGVVQQEPSPRSPQPW
- a CDS encoding glycosyltransferase family A protein is translated as MSYVLITPARNEAAYIEKTLASVTRQSILPAKWVIVSDGSTDDTDAIVASYAGRYPFIELLRREADRERNFGSKVLAFRAGYERARAVPHDFVGNLDADIELPDDYYEQIMLRFAHQPRLGLAGGIRFDFCEGDFVLVDCARNSVGGPYQFFRRACYEAIGGYTPLPMGGIDAVAEIRARQHGWIVRSFPEIRARHFRCTGTAKGNVFQAAHRAGMKEYVLGYDPLFELFRCVSQARSLRGVGLGLWQGAGYVRAAFGGYERALDAGFVDYLRAEQRARLRHVLTLRKDPASTEQEASVSS